From one Lycium ferocissimum isolate CSIRO_LF1 chromosome 5, AGI_CSIRO_Lferr_CH_V1, whole genome shotgun sequence genomic stretch:
- the LOC132058446 gene encoding protein LURP-one-related 5-like: protein MSKIHPAYHHKKLRSKPLVYNNEDERKDYNNNGLLPSPPPPPARLMLSRPRANCPSIFTVWKKSSMSFQGTDGFTVFDKQGRLVFRVDNYTRRKNRSIASRGSRSGGLVLMDAPGKPLLTLRPQMTVQLQYEWNGYRGGEDDDQSTELNNSTPLFVMRRPPLSLFTMMGTSTTSSCQAQVFVAGENNVMDMKTRRRPNYRVEGSFRRRNCNIIDSDGHIVANISRKVANTTTRARSTILISDDVFSLVVQPGFEPHIFMAFVIILDRLYPNSYAPIICS, encoded by the exons ATGTCAAAAATTCATCCAGCATATCATCATAAAAAGCTACGAAGCAAACCTCTTGTTTACAACAACGAAGATGAACGCAAAGATTACAATAATAATGGTCTTcttccttctcctcctcctccaccAGCTCGATTAATGTTAAGTAGGCCACGGGCTAATTGCCCGTCTATTTTTACAGTATGGAAGAAATCCAGTATGAGTTTCCAAGGAACAGATGGATTTACGGTGTTTGATAAGCAAGGCAGATTAGTTTTTCGGGTAGACAATTACACCCGAAGGAAGAATCGATCCATTGCTAGCCGCGGCAGCAGATCTGGTGGACTTGTACTCATGGATGCACCTGGTAAACCTCTCTTAACATTGAGACCACAG ATGACCGTGCAATTGCAATATGAATGGAATGGATATAGAGGAGGGGAAGATGATGATCAATCCACTGAGCTAAACAATTCTACTCCTTTGTTCGTAATGAGAAGACCTCCATTATCTTTGTTTACTATGATGGGAACAAGTACGACTTCATCATGCCAGGCTCAAGTCTTTGTTGCCGGAGAGAATAATGTCATGGACATGAAGACTAGGAGGAGGCCGAATTACAGGGTGGAGGGTTCTTTTCGTAGGCGAAATTGCAACATCATCGACTCTGATGGTCATATTGTAGCAAATATATCGCGAAAAGTAGCTAACACGACAACCCGCGCTCGCAGTACCATTTTGATTAGCGACGACGTTTTTAGCTTGGTGGTACAACCAGGCTTTGAACCTCACATTTTTATGGCTTTTGTTATTATCTTGGATCGCCTGTATCCTAATTCATACGCTCCCATTATTTGTTCTTAA
- the LOC132058447 gene encoding uncharacterized protein LOC132058447 isoform X1, producing the protein MCLLLYPFRSEIMQKLSVQKLEKLSSRPVILILLFYYLVMMVPARGSHVTNHVIEEDDDDTKRDETSLGVSRKRLEPLHSATEYRLVTASMELETELAAGYNKSTMWLWSQQHQQQNVAPFQLCLACKCCMSSKAEPSSNCTSMPCCFVIDCQLPNKPFGVCAFVPKTCNCTSCATPLL; encoded by the exons ATGTGCTTGCTTCTCTACCCTTTTCGCTCGGAAATCATGCAGAAATTGTCCGTTCAAAAACTTGAGAAACTATCATCAAGACCAGTAATTCTCATCCTCCTCTTCTACTACTTGGTTATGATGGTTCCAGCTAGAG GCTCTCATGTGACTAATCATGTTATTgaggaggatgatgatgatacgaAGCGAGATGAGACATCATTGGGAGTCTCCAGGAAACGATTAGAGCCCCTGCACAGCGCTACCGAATACAGACTAGTAACAGCATCAATGGAATTGGAAACAGAATTAGCAGCTGGTTATAATAAGTCTACGATGTGGTTGTGGTCGCAGCAGCATCAGCAACAGAATGTGGCGCCTTTTCAATTGTGTCTGGCTTGCAAGTGTTGTATGTCGTCGAAGGCAGAGCCCAGTAGCAACTGCACAAGCATGCCTTGTTGCTTTGTTATCGACTGCCAACTCCCTAATAAGCCTTTTGGAGTTTGTGCTTTTGTACCCAAGACCTGCAACTGCACCTCATGTGCTACTCCTCTCCTCTAA
- the LOC132058447 gene encoding uncharacterized protein LOC132058447 isoform X2, with translation MQKLSVQKLEKLSSRPVILILLFYYLVMMVPARGSHVTNHVIEEDDDDTKRDETSLGVSRKRLEPLHSATEYRLVTASMELETELAAGYNKSTMWLWSQQHQQQNVAPFQLCLACKCCMSSKAEPSSNCTSMPCCFVIDCQLPNKPFGVCAFVPKTCNCTSCATPLL, from the exons ATGCAGAAATTGTCCGTTCAAAAACTTGAGAAACTATCATCAAGACCAGTAATTCTCATCCTCCTCTTCTACTACTTGGTTATGATGGTTCCAGCTAGAG GCTCTCATGTGACTAATCATGTTATTgaggaggatgatgatgatacgaAGCGAGATGAGACATCATTGGGAGTCTCCAGGAAACGATTAGAGCCCCTGCACAGCGCTACCGAATACAGACTAGTAACAGCATCAATGGAATTGGAAACAGAATTAGCAGCTGGTTATAATAAGTCTACGATGTGGTTGTGGTCGCAGCAGCATCAGCAACAGAATGTGGCGCCTTTTCAATTGTGTCTGGCTTGCAAGTGTTGTATGTCGTCGAAGGCAGAGCCCAGTAGCAACTGCACAAGCATGCCTTGTTGCTTTGTTATCGACTGCCAACTCCCTAATAAGCCTTTTGGAGTTTGTGCTTTTGTACCCAAGACCTGCAACTGCACCTCATGTGCTACTCCTCTCCTCTAA